From Bacteroidota bacterium, the proteins below share one genomic window:
- a CDS encoding T9SS type A sorting domain-containing protein: protein MLVVLFPATTLQSQTWHPFPANGPHLYTFSQQGSADTWFFAANMDSVVVEGAAMAHYFYRMDRPVMLSDSQLTCGGTVLGSITGSYALEQDHCFGRKVLEFPDGVCLFVSSRGDSFRLETRAAIGNSWTWQGAVTAQVDSIVFRTVLGVPDSVKYISLSTGQHLALSRTHGFVETFSFLPFVNFGGLVEFPAFELWGLPAMGLGGALPDYAQIFDWDPADHFGYRYRYRELSFPATDSGYFSTVVNAQVPGSRFAYAVMQEQLQYYQFAAQAMDTNYIAPAPDTISFDSLPYLRVGLLPYQHNPAVKTLLSDYCQNGMRSMAGTNGRIRMDFLKTTFYDSCANAMIPMDADWSQSFANGLGEIESSYSSVGGYAWRRMYCYEKGSESWGTCLDLSTIIGIESPGTPLFSIAPNPASDVVTLRLSAVAKTPLQVRILNSLGEFEAESTLVAGSRRLQVDVSKLPAGLHLLQIEGSGRTMAVRRIVVVR, encoded by the coding sequence ATGCTCGTCGTCCTATTCCCCGCAACCACGCTCCAATCCCAAACTTGGCATCCATTTCCTGCGAATGGGCCGCATCTTTATACTTTCAGTCAGCAAGGGAGTGCCGACACTTGGTTTTTTGCGGCGAATATGGATTCGGTCGTGGTCGAAGGCGCGGCGATGGCCCATTATTTCTACCGCATGGACCGACCCGTGATGCTTTCGGATAGCCAATTGACTTGCGGCGGAACGGTTTTGGGTTCAATCACAGGTTCTTACGCCTTGGAACAAGATCATTGTTTCGGCCGGAAGGTGTTGGAATTTCCAGACGGTGTTTGCCTGTTTGTCAGCAGTCGGGGAGACAGCTTTCGGTTGGAAACGCGGGCAGCCATCGGCAATTCCTGGACTTGGCAAGGCGCGGTGACGGCGCAGGTGGATAGCATCGTCTTCCGCACCGTTTTGGGCGTGCCGGATTCGGTTAAGTACATTTCGCTATCGACGGGCCAACATCTTGCGTTGAGCCGCACGCATGGATTCGTGGAGACTTTTTCCTTCCTGCCCTTTGTCAATTTCGGGGGCTTGGTGGAGTTTCCTGCCTTCGAACTTTGGGGCTTGCCTGCCATGGGTTTGGGAGGCGCACTTCCCGATTATGCCCAAATTTTTGATTGGGATCCCGCCGATCATTTTGGTTACCGTTACCGTTACCGCGAATTGAGTTTTCCGGCAACCGACAGCGGCTATTTCAGCACGGTAGTGAATGCCCAAGTTCCCGGCAGCCGATTTGCCTATGCTGTGATGCAAGAGCAGCTTCAGTATTATCAATTCGCCGCCCAAGCCATGGATACCAATTATATAGCACCTGCGCCGGATACAATTTCGTTTGATTCCTTGCCCTACCTGCGCGTCGGACTGTTGCCCTACCAACACAATCCCGCAGTCAAAACCCTGCTGAGCGACTATTGCCAAAACGGGATGCGCTCGATGGCAGGGACGAATGGACGTATCCGAATGGATTTTCTCAAGACTACTTTCTACGATTCCTGCGCCAATGCAATGATTCCGATGGATGCCGATTGGTCGCAGAGCTTCGCCAATGGTCTCGGAGAAATCGAATCGTCGTACAGTTCTGTCGGCGGCTATGCATGGCGGCGAATGTATTGCTACGAAAAGGGTTCGGAATCCTGGGGAACCTGCCTCGACCTGAGCACGATAATCGGGATCGAATCGCCGGGAACACCCCTCTTTTCGATCGCGCCCAATCCGGCCTCTGATGTTGTTACCTTGCGATTGTCAGCGGTTGCCAAAACGCCGCTTCAAGTCCGCATTTTGAATAGCCTTGGTGAATTCGAAGCAGAATCTACCCTTGTGGCAGGTAGTCGCAGGCTGCAAGTCGATGTCTCAAAACTCCCCGCCGGCCTTCACCTTCTGCAAATCGAAGGCTCGGGAAGGACAATGGCTGTCAGACGAATTGTGGTGGTGCGGTAA